A portion of the Granulosicoccus antarcticus IMCC3135 genome contains these proteins:
- a CDS encoding LacI family DNA-binding transcriptional regulator: MQARPLIAMIGDQYSTYQKPIVASMHRLLKRSGYGLLYACGGALRPTADWDSSRPVSRNAIYTLARDFPVAGFVVLSSAVGNHADATQLAEFAQRFTHKPIVCLGSSVANLSCVSMDNYALVTQLMNHMTQDPSRRRFVFIRGYANSPNSQSREAAFRNALNKHQIAIDESLFIDGSFQGVDAYYAMDKLLKRTHDIHAVVAANDVMAQSAIHALTKHGLRIPEDVIVSGFDNRSETASSGPSLTSVKYSMDSFCGLAVESLLTQIKSGIFLSADNTTVCPPAQLVIRGSTEPALLPTRRHVPTPRVFEAMEFRESLLRSLKNLETPDGLDPEIVVSDVVSMLVNGADYSGTRLHTALLELHNRPAHIYWWRHLLQQLTTNLQLHGSEGLSADALAHTASILGQIQTTIWNVENAIKLENERHFESVNRMQSSLNRVNNMGELLTVLKSTPSQSTVNAWFICLYKQSGNQPDEMARLLYQYPPNSSLDTDTLFPSADVLPGDYLQYNIVGSLILEPLCAGSSHLGYIVVDAKKEQHYTRSNLTAIADIIANVLWRLLNEH; encoded by the coding sequence ATGCAAGCACGACCACTCATTGCCATGATCGGCGATCAATACTCTACCTACCAGAAGCCAATCGTGGCCAGCATGCATCGCCTGCTCAAACGCTCAGGCTATGGTTTGCTCTATGCCTGTGGTGGAGCTCTCAGGCCCACTGCTGATTGGGATTCCAGCAGACCTGTGTCCCGCAATGCAATCTATACCCTGGCGAGAGACTTTCCGGTTGCAGGCTTTGTCGTTCTCAGCAGCGCAGTTGGCAACCATGCTGATGCAACACAATTAGCTGAATTTGCACAACGATTCACCCATAAGCCCATCGTCTGCCTGGGCTCTTCAGTAGCAAATCTGTCATGCGTCTCCATGGACAATTACGCACTCGTGACACAGCTGATGAATCATATGACTCAAGATCCATCACGCCGACGTTTTGTCTTCATTCGTGGCTATGCCAACAGCCCCAACTCGCAATCACGCGAAGCTGCGTTTCGCAACGCATTGAACAAACATCAGATCGCCATTGATGAATCATTGTTTATCGATGGCAGCTTTCAAGGCGTTGATGCCTATTATGCAATGGATAAGCTACTGAAGCGAACACACGACATTCACGCGGTGGTTGCCGCCAATGATGTGATGGCACAGAGCGCCATTCATGCACTCACCAAGCACGGATTACGAATTCCCGAAGACGTTATTGTCTCTGGTTTTGATAACCGTTCGGAGACAGCCTCATCGGGGCCATCGCTAACCAGCGTCAAATACTCGATGGACAGCTTCTGCGGATTGGCTGTAGAGAGTTTGCTGACTCAAATAAAGTCCGGTATTTTCCTCAGTGCCGACAACACGACGGTTTGCCCACCAGCGCAACTCGTGATTCGTGGATCAACCGAACCCGCCTTGCTACCAACCAGACGTCATGTGCCGACACCCAGAGTCTTCGAGGCAATGGAATTTCGTGAATCACTGTTACGTAGTTTGAAGAACCTTGAGACACCCGATGGCCTGGACCCCGAGATCGTCGTCAGCGATGTGGTCTCCATGCTGGTCAATGGTGCAGATTACAGCGGCACACGCCTGCATACTGCCTTACTCGAATTGCACAATCGACCTGCGCATATCTACTGGTGGCGCCACTTGCTTCAGCAATTAACAACGAACCTGCAGCTGCATGGCAGCGAAGGTCTGTCTGCCGATGCCCTGGCGCATACGGCCTCGATTCTGGGACAGATCCAGACAACGATCTGGAACGTCGAGAATGCAATCAAACTGGAGAACGAACGGCACTTTGAGAGTGTCAACCGAATGCAAAGCAGCCTGAACCGGGTAAACAACATGGGCGAGCTACTGACTGTTCTAAAGTCAACGCCCTCACAATCCACGGTCAATGCCTGGTTCATCTGCCTCTACAAACAGAGTGGTAATCAGCCGGACGAGATGGCCAGGCTTTTATATCAATACCCTCCCAACTCAAGCCTTGACACCGATACCTTGTTCCCCAGCGCTGACGTTCTGCCAGGGGACTACCTGCAATACAATATCGTCGGCTCTCTCATACTGGAACCCTTGTGCGCAGGCTCCAGTCATCTGGGTTATATCGTCGTCGATGCCAAGAAAGAGCAGCACTACACAAGATCAAATCTGACCGCAATCGCAGACATTATTGCCAATGTCTTGTGGCGCTTGTTGAACGAGCATTGA
- a CDS encoding ATP-binding protein, with protein MANQVNIPLNALDQPFGSHQDVHYTLIPYFVGMILWGGFFVYERLSQKQHRQVGDRFLLNSIAFCFLTELLLFTVNALLIEDMVHANLLLPFWPPLQALLVSLCRILIATAFLQLLLKSRTSYQGYLALSLSMLSLAYLVAAPSWLNDSANNTALLFSETSESWFVYGSSAALLMVAVILSLVGSRRRVRLPIAAGLLLIFIDATLNLLRLDIPLVQPIPAHGFIANMAILLLAYASVSFRKGNQRQREQGIQNSERLEALGQLSSGIAHDFNNHLQIILGYVELARNQKNQSTSIDTALDRIEDAADAAGTLVNQLLTFSRGQKTEFTLIDLNELIMGVTPMVSRLLGPDIRIEHDLDLSTSRVNADKRMIEQVFFNLVINARDAMSQGGTILVATSMIEFPPSSDHEETRGLRTRLTISDTGYGMDTQTLRRAFEPFYTTKPVGEGCGLGLATVYGIVQKHGAQVSIETQPGKFTKMHIDFPLPPDTLVEDTKAAILQLTGNGETILLTEDEIAIRDLAKSFLTSSGYRVLVANDGQHAINIVSTYHGQIDLCLFDVIMPRMNGYQAYDKIISQGTSIPALFITGSTSRAEKLRQQHPHLQKPFNSEALLLAVRGVLNQTENV; from the coding sequence ATGGCCAACCAAGTCAATATTCCGCTGAATGCGCTTGATCAGCCATTCGGTTCTCATCAGGACGTGCACTATACCCTGATACCCTATTTCGTCGGCATGATCTTGTGGGGAGGTTTCTTCGTCTATGAGAGGTTGAGCCAGAAACAACATCGGCAAGTCGGTGACCGATTCCTGTTAAACAGCATTGCATTCTGCTTTCTGACAGAGCTGCTGCTTTTCACCGTCAATGCCTTGCTCATCGAGGATATGGTTCATGCCAACCTACTCCTGCCGTTCTGGCCACCCTTGCAAGCCTTGCTGGTCTCTCTCTGCCGGATCCTGATAGCTACCGCCTTTCTACAATTGCTGCTCAAGTCTCGTACAAGTTATCAAGGCTATCTGGCACTGTCATTGTCCATGCTTTCGCTCGCCTATCTGGTAGCAGCTCCAAGCTGGTTGAATGACAGTGCCAACAATACAGCCTTGCTGTTCTCGGAAACATCTGAAAGCTGGTTCGTCTACGGTAGTTCAGCGGCTCTTCTGATGGTCGCAGTCATTCTCTCGCTGGTGGGCAGCCGTCGACGAGTCCGACTGCCGATTGCCGCCGGTTTGCTACTTATATTTATCGATGCAACGCTGAATTTATTGAGACTGGATATTCCCCTCGTCCAACCGATTCCAGCACACGGCTTCATTGCCAATATGGCCATTCTGTTATTGGCCTACGCATCTGTCAGCTTTCGCAAAGGCAACCAGAGGCAACGGGAACAAGGTATCCAGAATTCAGAGCGTCTGGAAGCATTAGGCCAGCTTTCCTCAGGCATCGCACATGATTTCAACAATCACTTGCAAATCATACTGGGATACGTGGAGTTGGCCAGAAATCAAAAAAACCAATCGACATCGATTGATACAGCGCTGGACAGAATAGAAGATGCAGCCGATGCAGCCGGCACCCTGGTCAATCAGTTATTGACGTTCAGCCGTGGACAAAAGACTGAATTTACGCTTATTGACTTGAACGAACTGATCATGGGCGTGACTCCCATGGTCTCAAGGCTATTGGGCCCGGATATCAGAATCGAACATGATCTGGATCTGAGCACCTCCCGTGTCAATGCCGACAAGCGCATGATAGAGCAAGTTTTTTTCAACCTGGTTATCAATGCACGGGACGCCATGAGCCAAGGTGGAACCATTCTTGTCGCAACCAGCATGATTGAATTTCCGCCATCATCAGATCATGAAGAAACCAGGGGCTTGCGAACTCGCCTGACTATCAGCGATACCGGATACGGCATGGACACACAAACGCTACGACGTGCGTTCGAGCCCTTTTATACGACCAAACCAGTCGGTGAAGGCTGCGGACTAGGCCTGGCAACAGTCTATGGCATCGTACAAAAACACGGTGCGCAGGTGAGCATAGAGACTCAACCTGGCAAATTCACGAAAATGCATATCGACTTTCCCTTGCCACCCGACACTCTTGTAGAAGACACTAAAGCTGCTATCTTGCAACTGACAGGTAACGGTGAAACCATTTTGCTGACCGAAGATGAAATTGCCATTCGGGATTTAGCCAAGTCGTTTTTAACCTCCTCAGGTTACCGGGTACTTGTTGCGAACGATGGTCAGCATGCCATCAATATTGTGAGTACTTATCATGGCCAGATCGACTTGTGCCTGTTTGATGTCATCATGCCACGCATGAATGGTTATCAGGCCTACGACAAGATCATCAGTCAGGGTACATCCATCCCTGCTCTATTCATTACAGGCAGCACCAGTCGAGCAGAGAAACTTAGACAGCAGCACCCGCATCTACAAAAACCTTTTAACAGTGAAGCCTTGTTACTCGCAGTTCGAGGCGTTTTAAATCAGACCGAAAATGTTTGA
- a CDS encoding ATP-binding protein, with product MSMETPAGHYYLGLNETDNQPLFLKASDLTTHGVIVGMTGSGKTGLGVVLLEEALQAGTPALIIDPKGDMGNLLLSFPSLLPTDFMPWISESEAAGDLPTAAYEKAELWKSGLQKAGIEPARIKALHEKADFSIYTPGSTAGIPLNIIGTLKAPAEGTDPEAMQDEIDGFASSILGLIGIQSDPLSSREHILLSNIIYWNWSQGRDLDLGMLIGLVQQPPMRKLGVIDLDTFFPPGDRVKLAMKLNGLAASPSFASWNEGPELDIQKLLYSDTGKAQAAIVCLSHLSEEERQFVVTLLLSKMVTWMRAQPGTSDLRALIYMDEVFGYVPPVGAPPSKKPILTILKQARAFGVGLVLSTQNPVDIDYKAISNAGTWMIGRLQTERDKQRLLDGMGSSDGAVDLKAISDSISRLEKREFVLHSTRTRQPQSFHTRWAMSYLAGPLTRDQISLLTPPEKRQAVTRRSSDNGTGASHEDSAVVELADNESAIAPRIADTAPVRYLDPAVPYADIIGASAGGKRLEAGIAVRVHMLFDDTKSKLRHEVEWEAIFTPLSRVIDGDDALLVDFDDRDLRRAAPEQAIYKLPDAKIQNKTYFTSAKKIIKDHIYRNQEVELFHNPALKVFSRIGESQADFEMRCQLVADEQTDKDADKLRQILAKKTDRINAAIEVSEDKLRELQFDAASRKKDQRTTQVMDIAGGLLGGLLGGRRSTRSIITGGLRRSQSKGRLVARAEERLKTAENRYNELLEDRDQLEDSLGEDLFEIQNEWSDKASEITTLIIGLEKADISIDDVTLVWIPCD from the coding sequence ATGTCAATGGAAACACCTGCCGGCCATTACTATCTCGGCCTCAACGAGACAGATAATCAGCCGCTGTTTCTCAAAGCTTCCGATCTGACTACCCACGGGGTCATCGTTGGCATGACCGGATCAGGCAAAACAGGCCTTGGCGTTGTTTTACTCGAAGAGGCCCTGCAAGCAGGCACACCTGCCTTGATCATTGATCCCAAGGGTGACATGGGTAACTTGTTGCTCAGTTTTCCCAGTCTCCTGCCCACCGATTTCATGCCCTGGATCAGCGAATCTGAAGCCGCTGGTGACTTGCCAACAGCGGCCTACGAAAAGGCCGAACTCTGGAAGTCGGGACTGCAAAAAGCCGGCATCGAGCCGGCACGCATCAAAGCCTTGCATGAAAAAGCCGACTTTTCAATCTATACACCAGGCTCCACTGCCGGTATACCGCTGAATATTATCGGCACGCTCAAAGCCCCGGCCGAAGGTACCGACCCCGAGGCCATGCAAGACGAGATTGACGGATTCGCCTCCTCCATTCTGGGATTGATCGGCATCCAGAGCGACCCCTTGAGCAGCCGCGAACACATACTCCTGTCCAATATCATCTACTGGAACTGGAGCCAGGGCCGTGATCTGGATCTGGGCATGTTGATCGGGCTAGTACAACAGCCTCCCATGCGAAAACTGGGCGTCATTGATCTGGATACATTCTTCCCTCCCGGTGATCGAGTCAAGTTGGCCATGAAGCTCAATGGCCTGGCGGCCTCACCTTCTTTTGCCAGCTGGAATGAAGGGCCGGAACTGGATATACAGAAATTATTGTATTCCGATACCGGCAAGGCACAGGCAGCCATCGTGTGCCTGTCTCACCTGTCTGAGGAAGAACGGCAGTTCGTCGTAACGCTGCTACTCTCAAAGATGGTTACCTGGATGCGGGCGCAACCGGGTACCAGTGACTTGCGCGCACTTATCTATATGGACGAGGTGTTTGGTTATGTGCCACCAGTCGGAGCACCGCCTTCGAAGAAACCAATCCTGACGATTCTCAAACAAGCCCGTGCATTTGGTGTTGGACTTGTATTATCAACACAAAACCCGGTGGATATAGACTACAAGGCAATCTCCAATGCGGGCACCTGGATGATCGGTCGACTGCAAACTGAACGGGACAAACAACGCCTGCTCGACGGCATGGGTTCCTCGGACGGGGCCGTCGATCTGAAAGCCATCAGTGACAGCATATCCAGATTGGAAAAGCGTGAATTCGTATTGCATTCCACGCGTACCAGACAACCCCAATCGTTCCATACTCGCTGGGCCATGTCTTATCTGGCTGGCCCCTTGACTCGCGATCAGATAAGTCTACTGACACCTCCGGAAAAGCGACAGGCAGTCACCCGTCGCAGCTCAGACAACGGGACTGGTGCAAGTCACGAGGACTCCGCAGTTGTCGAGCTGGCAGACAATGAAAGTGCCATTGCGCCACGAATTGCAGACACAGCCCCGGTTCGCTATCTGGATCCTGCCGTCCCTTATGCTGACATCATCGGCGCATCCGCAGGTGGCAAGCGCCTGGAGGCTGGCATCGCGGTGCGGGTACATATGCTGTTTGACGACACCAAGTCCAAACTGCGACATGAAGTCGAATGGGAAGCCATATTCACACCACTATCCAGGGTTATTGACGGCGACGATGCCTTGCTTGTCGATTTCGATGATCGCGATCTGAGACGCGCTGCTCCCGAACAAGCGATCTATAAACTGCCGGATGCAAAGATTCAGAACAAAACCTATTTCACTTCGGCAAAAAAAATCATCAAGGATCATATTTACAGAAATCAGGAAGTGGAGCTTTTTCACAACCCTGCTCTGAAAGTCTTCTCACGCATAGGCGAGAGTCAGGCAGATTTTGAAATGCGTTGTCAGCTTGTGGCCGACGAACAGACAGATAAAGACGCAGACAAACTTCGCCAGATACTGGCCAAAAAAACAGATCGCATCAATGCAGCTATCGAGGTCTCTGAAGATAAGCTTCGAGAACTGCAATTTGATGCAGCTAGCCGCAAGAAAGATCAACGCACCACGCAAGTCATGGATATCGCCGGTGGACTACTGGGTGGGTTACTGGGTGGCAGGCGCAGTACACGCTCCATCATCACCGGAGGCCTGCGACGCAGTCAAAGCAAGGGACGTTTGGTAGCTCGCGCCGAAGAGCGTCTGAAAACGGCTGAGAACCGCTACAACGAGCTTCTGGAAGATCGCGACCAACTCGAAGACTCGCTCGGTGAGGATCTGTTCGAAATACAGAATGAGTGGTCGGACAAGGCCAGTGAGATAACAACACTGATTATCGGTCTTGAAAAAGCCGATATCAGCATTGATGATGTAACACTAGTCTGGATACCCTGCGACTGA
- a CDS encoding HlyD family efflux transporter periplasmic adaptor subunit → MALKSKLLAGTIFLLVSLAFLFWIRPWSSNAAIETPLYGNVDVRELQLAFRTSGRLQSMNVEEGDLVATGDSLASLDSGPAEGNVKIADAELAHAEAQLASIRAGSRPQEIAQARAAVRDAQAAFDDAQRGAERQAQLLRTQSTSRTLLESAQTLRESAAARLVSAEEALALAAAGARPQDIKAAEALVAVVQAQRDQAARTLADTVLTAPTAGIISTRIYEPGSMLAIGQSVYTLALTDQLYVRAYAEEPMLSSIAPGTQVSIHTDNGARYTGQIGFISPSAEFTPKTVQTPELRTSLVYRLRILVKDADQGLRQGMPVTIVLPDVMP, encoded by the coding sequence ATGGCGTTGAAATCCAAATTGCTTGCCGGTACGATTTTTCTTCTGGTGTCTCTGGCATTTTTGTTCTGGATACGCCCTTGGTCGAGTAACGCCGCTATCGAGACACCGCTCTACGGCAATGTCGATGTGCGTGAATTGCAACTGGCGTTCCGCACCAGTGGCCGTTTGCAGAGCATGAATGTCGAAGAAGGAGATCTTGTCGCTACCGGGGACTCTCTGGCCAGTCTGGATAGTGGGCCTGCTGAGGGCAATGTGAAAATAGCCGATGCCGAGCTGGCACATGCCGAGGCGCAACTGGCCAGTATTCGTGCAGGGTCCCGACCACAGGAGATTGCCCAGGCACGCGCGGCAGTCAGGGATGCTCAGGCGGCATTTGATGATGCGCAGCGCGGGGCGGAACGACAGGCTCAGTTACTGCGAACGCAGAGTACGAGTCGTACTCTGTTAGAGAGCGCCCAGACTTTAAGAGAAAGTGCTGCCGCCAGGCTGGTCTCTGCAGAAGAGGCACTTGCATTGGCTGCCGCGGGTGCTCGTCCGCAGGATATCAAGGCGGCAGAGGCGCTCGTTGCTGTTGTTCAAGCCCAACGAGACCAGGCGGCCCGAACCTTGGCAGACACGGTATTAACTGCACCAACGGCAGGAATCATAAGTACCCGTATATATGAGCCAGGTTCCATGCTCGCAATTGGTCAGTCGGTTTATACATTGGCGTTGACCGATCAGCTTTACGTGCGTGCTTATGCTGAGGAGCCCATGCTTTCGAGTATTGCCCCCGGCACCCAGGTCAGTATTCATACGGACAACGGCGCTCGCTACACCGGCCAGATTGGTTTTATATCGCCAAGCGCTGAATTCACGCCTAAAACGGTGCAGACCCCTGAGCTCAGAACGTCACTGGTCTACCGTTTACGCATTCTGGTCAAGGATGCCGATCAAGGCTTGCGACAGGGAATGCCGGTGACGATTGTATTGCCTGATGTCATGCCGTAG
- a CDS encoding ATP-binding cassette domain-containing protein, giving the protein MTRQITELAPDCGHEPAIVIRGVVKRFKSVTAIRQLDVDVLPGRLTGLVGPDGAGKTTLLRMLAALMAPDEGLVRVMGHDVVTAAEAVHCCIGYMPQRFGLYEDLSVAENLKLYADLKDVAVSEQSEVFDRLYDFTRLKPFAARRAGNLSGGMKQKLGLACALMGKPDVLLLDEPSVGVDPVSRQELWRMVQELAGDGMAVIWATAYLDEAERCESVLLLEQGSLLFAGAPQELTSRLAGRSYRVVGIQGDRRALLSSALALPAVCDGVIQGDSVRLVRTPVADQSSLQRLAEQAGARLEPVLSRFEDAFIDLLGGGPDGHSLIAERMQTVDTQRDVMVECSHLTRRFGDFVATDDVSFSVKTGEVFGLLGPNGAGKSTTFRMLCGLLRPSEGVARVAGHDLVAAPAMAKSQLGYMAQKFSLYGLLSVRQNLDFFSGAYGLRGPLRRQRIEEMIDSFQLGDVLNVSPESLPLGFRQRLALACALMHRPSVLFLDEPTSGVDPVTRREFWTHISGLVKKRVTVMVTTHFMDEAEYCDRIALMQNGKLVKLDTPDALKAMVVSETLPEPTMEEAFIRLVGKERGGVES; this is encoded by the coding sequence ATGACCCGGCAAATAACCGAACTAGCCCCTGACTGTGGCCATGAACCGGCTATCGTAATCCGGGGAGTGGTCAAGCGTTTCAAGTCAGTGACGGCTATTCGACAACTGGATGTCGACGTGTTGCCTGGTCGATTGACCGGTCTGGTAGGGCCTGACGGGGCTGGCAAGACGACCCTGCTACGCATGCTGGCAGCCTTGATGGCCCCGGATGAAGGGCTTGTTCGGGTCATGGGCCATGATGTGGTTACAGCTGCCGAAGCGGTGCACTGCTGCATCGGTTACATGCCACAACGTTTTGGTCTCTATGAAGATTTATCGGTGGCGGAGAACCTGAAACTCTATGCGGATCTCAAGGACGTCGCTGTCAGTGAGCAGTCTGAAGTATTCGACAGGCTCTACGATTTCACCCGACTGAAACCCTTTGCCGCCCGACGTGCTGGAAACCTGTCAGGTGGCATGAAGCAGAAACTGGGACTCGCTTGTGCATTGATGGGCAAGCCGGATGTGTTGCTTCTGGATGAGCCCAGTGTCGGCGTGGATCCGGTGAGTCGCCAGGAGCTGTGGCGCATGGTGCAGGAGCTGGCTGGCGATGGTATGGCAGTGATCTGGGCGACAGCCTATCTGGATGAGGCAGAACGCTGCGAGTCGGTGTTGTTGCTTGAACAAGGTTCCTTGTTATTTGCAGGTGCGCCGCAAGAACTGACGTCAAGGCTTGCAGGCAGAAGTTATCGCGTTGTCGGCATTCAGGGGGACAGGCGAGCACTGCTGAGCTCGGCACTGGCACTGCCTGCTGTTTGTGACGGCGTTATTCAGGGCGATAGCGTTCGTCTGGTCCGTACGCCAGTGGCCGATCAGTCATCGTTACAAAGACTGGCCGAGCAGGCAGGTGCACGACTTGAGCCTGTTTTATCGCGTTTCGAGGACGCCTTTATCGATTTGTTGGGCGGTGGGCCGGATGGACATTCGCTAATTGCCGAGCGCATGCAAACCGTCGATACGCAGCGTGATGTCATGGTTGAGTGTTCGCATCTGACTCGTCGTTTTGGCGATTTTGTGGCGACAGATGACGTCAGCTTTTCTGTTAAAACCGGAGAAGTATTCGGCTTGCTGGGTCCCAATGGGGCAGGCAAATCGACAACCTTCAGAATGCTTTGTGGCTTGCTGCGCCCCAGTGAAGGTGTAGCAAGGGTTGCAGGTCATGATCTGGTAGCTGCACCGGCCATGGCGAAATCACAACTGGGTTATATGGCTCAGAAATTCTCTTTGTATGGCTTGTTATCTGTCCGGCAGAATCTGGATTTTTTCTCAGGCGCCTATGGTTTACGTGGCCCGTTGCGTCGGCAGAGAATCGAAGAGATGATCGATTCCTTTCAGTTGGGTGATGTGCTGAATGTGTCGCCTGAGAGCTTGCCATTGGGTTTCAGGCAGAGACTTGCACTTGCCTGTGCTCTGATGCATCGGCCCAGTGTGCTGTTTCTGGACGAGCCAACATCGGGTGTGGATCCGGTCACTCGCCGTGAATTCTGGACGCATATTTCAGGGCTGGTCAAGAAGCGCGTCACCGTGATGGTCACGACACACTTCATGGATGAAGCTGAGTATTGCGACCGGATTGCCTTGATGCAGAATGGGAAGCTTGTCAAGCTTGATACACCTGATGCATTGAAGGCGATGGTTGTCAGCGAAACACTGCCTGAGCCGACGATGGAGGAGGCGTTCATTCGTCTGGTAGGCAAAGAGCGCGGTGGAGTAGAGTCATGA
- a CDS encoding ABC transporter permease, producing the protein MSRRRRLRALVHKESIQVLRDPSALLIALVMPFILLFLFAYAVSLDVKGVRFGVIIQSEGPASTDLLAAFESSEWLDVRVAHDRRELEPQLLAGDIRGMLVIPADYEAQFATAPRDITLQLITDGSQPNTATFVSNYALGIYKTWLASYPGDEMGMPAAASQALITAEPRFWFNPELESRRVLLPGAIAIIMTMIATLLTALVVSREWERGTMEALLSTPASTAEILLAKLAPYFILGLAATVVCTSVSLMVFEVPLRGSLTALLLLSIVFLLPALGQGLLISAIARNQFIAAQIALITGFLPAFLLSGFLFEIESMPLPIRALTTLVSARWYVEGLQTVFLAGDVWCLLGKDMLILACQGVALVLLAVWFSRRGLDE; encoded by the coding sequence ATGAGCAGGAGACGTCGCCTGCGTGCACTGGTCCACAAGGAGTCGATACAGGTACTGCGTGATCCATCCGCGTTGCTGATCGCACTGGTGATGCCGTTTATATTATTGTTTCTCTTTGCGTATGCCGTCTCGCTTGATGTGAAGGGTGTACGGTTTGGTGTCATTATCCAGAGCGAAGGTCCTGCCTCAACTGACCTGCTTGCAGCCTTTGAGTCAAGTGAGTGGCTGGATGTCCGGGTGGCGCATGATCGCAGGGAGTTGGAGCCTCAACTTCTGGCAGGGGACATTCGCGGCATGCTGGTGATACCTGCGGATTACGAAGCGCAGTTTGCAACGGCGCCCCGGGACATCACCCTGCAGTTAATCACTGACGGCTCACAACCGAACACAGCTACCTTTGTCTCAAATTACGCCCTGGGTATCTACAAGACGTGGTTGGCATCTTATCCTGGTGATGAGATGGGCATGCCTGCAGCGGCCAGTCAGGCCTTGATAACTGCCGAGCCGCGATTCTGGTTCAACCCCGAACTGGAGAGTCGACGTGTTCTGCTGCCAGGGGCCATTGCAATCATCATGACGATGATCGCCACCTTGTTGACCGCCCTGGTGGTATCGCGAGAATGGGAGCGGGGCACCATGGAAGCCCTGCTGTCTACACCTGCGAGTACAGCAGAAATTCTGCTTGCCAAACTGGCGCCTTATTTCATCCTGGGTCTGGCTGCAACGGTGGTCTGCACATCGGTCAGCCTGATGGTTTTCGAGGTGCCTCTGCGCGGCTCTTTGACAGCCTTGTTATTACTGTCGATAGTTTTTCTCCTGCCGGCACTGGGTCAGGGATTGCTCATATCGGCGATTGCCAGAAATCAGTTCATTGCCGCTCAGATTGCCTTGATCACGGGTTTTCTGCCTGCTTTTCTGCTGTCCGGATTTTTGTTCGAGATTGAAAGTATGCCCTTGCCAATCCGTGCCCTGACGACATTGGTATCTGCGCGTTGGTATGTTGAGGGCTTGCAAACCGTGTTTCTGGCGGGCGATGTCTGGTGCCTGTTGGGAAAAGACATGTTGATCCTGGCATGCCAGGGTGTCGCGCTGGTACTTCTGGCCGTCTGGTTTTCACGGCGAGGACTTGATGAATGA
- a CDS encoding ABC transporter permease gives MMASLSRLQTLVIKELLSYLRDPRTRLILIAPPLMQLLIFSFAITLEVRNVKVAVLDLDAGDYGTRLVQQLDATPFITDVILTRSIKELGAMIDERKVLLGLVVAADFSREIGRGNPTGVQLLLDGRRANAAQVASGYVTSIVAALASDVMPKTVQAGLRVRHWFNPNLLYSWFIVPSLSGVLALLIAMLVTALSIARERELGTFEQLLVSPISATEIIIGKSLPAVLIGSVLGTVMVLVGILIFQIPFTGNPALLAVTLPLFILSGVGIGLSVSAISKTQQQAILGAFAIIVPVVLTSGFATPVENMPQWLQFLSIGNPLRWYLVIVQGLFLKALPAVDVFRNLLPLLCIAGVSLSVAVVLVRRRLE, from the coding sequence ATGATGGCATCGTTGAGTCGCTTGCAGACATTGGTTATCAAGGAGCTGCTGAGCTATCTGCGGGATCCGCGCACTCGCCTGATATTGATAGCTCCACCATTGATGCAGCTGTTGATCTTCTCGTTTGCCATTACTCTTGAGGTTCGGAATGTGAAAGTGGCCGTGCTTGATCTTGATGCCGGAGACTACGGCACACGATTGGTTCAGCAGCTTGATGCAACCCCGTTTATTACTGATGTCATTCTCACGCGCTCAATCAAGGAGCTTGGCGCAATGATAGATGAACGCAAGGTGCTGCTGGGTTTGGTCGTCGCTGCTGATTTTTCGCGTGAAATCGGCAGAGGCAATCCGACTGGAGTGCAATTGTTGCTTGATGGTCGTCGTGCCAATGCCGCGCAAGTCGCAAGCGGTTATGTGACCAGTATTGTGGCAGCCCTTGCCAGTGATGTGATGCCAAAAACCGTGCAAGCAGGTCTTAGGGTACGTCACTGGTTCAATCCAAATCTGTTGTATTCCTGGTTCATCGTGCCAAGCCTGTCCGGGGTGCTGGCCTTGCTGATAGCCATGCTCGTGACGGCATTGTCCATTGCACGTGAACGAGAGCTGGGTACCTTCGAACAATTACTGGTATCACCGATATCGGCCACCGAAATAATTATTGGCAAGAGCCTGCCAGCGGTTCTGATCGGTTCCGTACTTGGCACTGTCATGGTGCTTGTCGGTATTCTCATTTTCCAGATACCCTTCACCGGCAATCCAGCTTTACTGGCCGTGACGTTGCCCTTATTCATACTCTCAGGGGTGGGCATCGGCTTGTCGGTATCTGCGATCAGCAAGACACAACAGCAGGCCATCCTGGGGGCCTTTGCGATTATCGTTCCGGTGGTGCTGACATCCGGTTTTGCCACGCCGGTGGAGAACATGCCTCAATGGCTACAGTTTCTATCGATTGGTAATCCATTGCGATGGTATCTGGTGATAGTGCAAGGCTTGTTTCTGAAGGCGTTGCCCGCAGTCGACGTGTTCCGTAATTTACTGCCTTTGCTGTGCATCGCAGGCGTCTCTCTGAGCGTTGCTGTCGTGCTGGTACGCCGAAGGCTGGAATAA